One genomic region from Mesorhizobium terrae encodes:
- a CDS encoding glutathione S-transferase family protein, whose amino-acid sequence MGLLVDGKWQDRWYDTKQSGGKFERTQSQWRDWVTVDGKPAEGRSRGFKAEPGRYHLYVSLACPWAHRTLIFRALKKLEGIISVSVVHHFMGENGWTFRVADGATGDTLYGLDFLHQVYTKADPTYSGRVTVPVLWDRKEETIVSNESSEIIRMLNSAFDEWGDATVDFYPQALRAEIDAVNADIYRAVNNGVYRAGFATTQAAYEEAFGELFATLDQLENRLSHQRYLVGDRITEADWRLFTTLVRFDPVYVGHFKCNLRRIADYPNLSNYLRELYQVPGVAPTVNMQHIKAHYYASHLTINPTGIVPVGPQLDYLAPHDRSRFRKAR is encoded by the coding sequence ATGGGATTGCTGGTCGACGGCAAATGGCAGGACCGCTGGTACGACACCAAACAAAGCGGCGGCAAGTTCGAGCGCACCCAATCGCAATGGCGTGACTGGGTGACCGTCGACGGCAAGCCGGCCGAAGGGCGATCCCGCGGGTTCAAAGCGGAACCGGGACGTTACCACCTCTACGTTTCACTGGCCTGTCCGTGGGCTCACCGCACGCTCATCTTCCGCGCCTTGAAAAAGCTCGAAGGCATCATTTCAGTCTCGGTCGTGCATCATTTCATGGGCGAGAACGGCTGGACCTTCCGCGTCGCGGACGGCGCGACCGGCGACACGCTCTATGGGCTCGATTTCCTGCATCAGGTCTACACAAAGGCTGACCCAACCTATAGCGGCCGCGTCACCGTGCCGGTTTTATGGGATCGGAAGGAAGAGACCATCGTTTCCAACGAATCTTCCGAGATCATCCGCATGCTGAATTCGGCCTTTGACGAATGGGGGGACGCGACAGTCGATTTTTATCCCCAGGCGCTGCGCGCCGAGATCGATGCCGTTAACGCGGACATCTATCGGGCCGTCAACAACGGCGTCTATCGTGCCGGCTTCGCCACCACGCAGGCCGCATACGAAGAAGCGTTCGGTGAACTGTTCGCCACGCTCGACCAGCTGGAGAACAGGCTTTCGCATCAGCGCTATCTGGTCGGAGATCGTATTACCGAGGCGGATTGGCGGCTGTTCACGACACTGGTTCGCTTCGACCCCGTCTATGTCGGCCATTTCAAATGCAATCTGCGCCGCATCGCCGACTATCCAAACCTGTCGAACTATCTGCGCGAGCTCTATCAGGTGCCGGGCGTGGCCCCGACGGTCAACATGCAGCACATCAAGGCGCATTATTACGCCAGCCATCTCACCATCAATCCAACCGGCATCGTGCCGGTAGGGCCGCAGCTTGATTATCTGGCCCCACACGATCGGAGCCGCTTCCGGAAGGCTCGCTGA
- a CDS encoding NUDIX domain-containing protein, translating to MSGTDPEMPFRQTGWPGVRARLFHMLFLLKRPMTLGARGLIHDRASNSVFLIRHTYVPGWQLPGGGVEKGETMEQALTRELAEEGNIALAGPPVLKSIHLNAVSSPRDHVGFYLVEAFQQTAPKRPDFEIAEAGFFPLDRLPEGTTPATLKRIAEVFDDAPVSPYW from the coding sequence ATGAGCGGCACGGACCCGGAAATGCCGTTTCGCCAGACCGGCTGGCCGGGCGTGAGGGCAAGGCTCTTCCATATGCTCTTCCTGCTGAAGCGGCCGATGACGCTTGGCGCGCGCGGGCTGATCCACGATCGCGCCAGCAATTCAGTCTTCCTGATCCGCCATACCTACGTGCCTGGCTGGCAGTTGCCGGGCGGCGGCGTGGAGAAGGGCGAAACCATGGAACAGGCGCTGACACGCGAGCTCGCCGAAGAAGGCAACATCGCCCTTGCCGGGCCACCGGTGCTGAAATCCATCCACCTCAACGCCGTTTCGAGCCCACGCGACCATGTCGGCTTCTACCTGGTCGAAGCCTTCCAGCAGACGGCACCAAAACGGCCCGACTTCGAGATCGCCGAGGCCGGCTTCTTCCCGCTCGACCGTTTGCCCGAGGGCACGACGCCGGCGACGCTGAAGCGCATCGCCGAAGTCTTCGACGACGCGCCGGTTTCGCCTTACTGGTAA
- a CDS encoding metallophosphoesterase family protein, translated as MYRLAHISDAHLGPLPGVTYRDLASKRVLGYVNWQRNRRRTMHDAIIDTLVTDIKASDVDHIAVTGDLVNLALDGEIEMARLWLETLGAPHDVSVVPGNHDAYVPGAFDKACRAWAPWMCGDGANHAVDRHSFPYLRVRGEIALIGVSTARATAPFMANGFFEEQQGARLARLLEETGRRDLCRVILIHHPPVRGALAQHKRLFGIKRFQAIVREHGADLVLHGHSHDPTLYWIGRVHKVPVVGVAAAGQGLGGRHPAAQYNLLDIGRVDSGWRIKLSRRGLTGPALTPAELLTMELGAEPEKSTA; from the coding sequence ATGTACAGGCTTGCGCATATTTCCGACGCTCATCTCGGACCGTTGCCCGGTGTAACCTATCGCGACCTCGCGTCCAAGCGTGTGCTGGGTTATGTCAATTGGCAGCGCAACCGCCGCCGCACCATGCACGACGCCATCATCGACACGCTGGTTACGGACATCAAGGCAAGCGATGTCGACCACATTGCCGTGACCGGCGATCTGGTCAATCTGGCGCTGGACGGCGAGATCGAGATGGCCCGGTTGTGGCTGGAAACGCTTGGCGCCCCGCATGACGTCTCCGTGGTTCCCGGCAATCACGACGCTTATGTGCCGGGCGCTTTCGACAAGGCCTGTCGGGCCTGGGCGCCATGGATGTGCGGAGACGGTGCCAATCATGCCGTCGATCGCCATAGTTTTCCCTATCTCAGGGTGCGTGGCGAGATCGCGCTGATCGGCGTGTCGACGGCGCGTGCGACGGCGCCGTTCATGGCCAACGGCTTTTTCGAAGAGCAGCAGGGTGCGCGGCTGGCGCGGCTTCTGGAGGAAACGGGCCGGCGCGATCTGTGTCGAGTGATCCTTATCCACCACCCGCCCGTGCGCGGTGCTCTCGCCCAGCACAAGCGCCTGTTCGGTATCAAGCGGTTCCAGGCCATCGTCAGGGAACACGGTGCCGATCTCGTGCTGCATGGTCATTCGCACGATCCGACGCTCTACTGGATTGGACGCGTCCACAAAGTACCGGTCGTGGGTGTGGCCGCAGCGGGGCAGGGGCTTGGTGGCCGGCACCCGGCGGCGCAATACAATCTGCTCGACATCGGCAGGGTGGACAGCGGCTGGCGGATAAAACTGTCGCGGCGTGGCTTGACCGGGCCTGCGCTGACGCCAGCGGAACTGCTGACAATGGAGTTGGGCGCGGAGCCGGAAAAATCTACGGCTTGA
- a CDS encoding alpha/beta fold hydrolase, whose protein sequence is MSLFANIQGTGPETIVLLHGVGGSHAVWADIVPQLATEAGLIAYDLPGHGASLEAESARSPKRMAEAILADLVERGIGRAHLVGHSMGGAIATLIALADPDRFASLTLLAPGGYGEEIDADLLRRFAAAEDPDEIRACLAAMSGPGHIVSDRIVADAMAMRARPGQLKKLREIVATIAKGGRQGVIPADLLAKLTMPVAVAWGVLDSVLPVSQADTLPDRFDLHLVPVAGHMLPDEAPGLIVELLRGIIRNSV, encoded by the coding sequence ATGAGCCTCTTCGCAAACATCCAGGGAACCGGACCGGAAACCATCGTGCTGCTGCACGGGGTTGGCGGTTCGCATGCCGTTTGGGCCGATATCGTGCCCCAGCTTGCAACCGAGGCGGGATTGATCGCCTATGACCTTCCCGGCCATGGCGCCTCGCTCGAGGCCGAAAGCGCGCGCTCGCCAAAACGCATGGCGGAAGCGATCCTGGCCGATCTGGTTGAACGCGGCATCGGCCGCGCCCATCTCGTCGGCCACTCGATGGGCGGTGCAATCGCCACGCTGATCGCGCTGGCCGACCCGGACCGCTTCGCGTCGCTGACCCTGCTTGCGCCCGGCGGCTACGGGGAAGAGATCGACGCCGACCTGTTGCGCCGATTTGCGGCCGCCGAAGACCCGGATGAAATTCGCGCCTGCCTGGCCGCTATGTCAGGCCCGGGCCATATTGTCTCCGACAGGATCGTTGCCGACGCCATGGCAATGCGCGCACGCCCCGGCCAGTTGAAGAAGCTCAGAGAGATCGTCGCGACAATCGCCAAGGGCGGTCGGCAAGGTGTCATTCCGGCCGACCTGCTGGCGAAATTGACCATGCCCGTCGCGGTCGCCTGGGGCGTTCTGGACAGCGTTCTTCCCGTCAGCCAGGCCGATACCCTGCCCGACCGTTTCGACCTGCACCTGGTGCCGGTCGCCGGCCACATGCTGCCCGACGAGGCTCCCGGCCTCATCGTCGAATTGCTGCGGGGGATAATCAGGAACAGCGTCTGA
- the leuA gene encoding 2-isopropylmalate synthase gives MNAREEIRDASTKGMPQAIRKYQPYPLVGLTDRTWPNKVIDKAPIWCSVDLRDGNQALIDPMGHERKARMFQLLLDMGFREIEVGFPSASQTDFDFARWCIEEGNVPDNVDLQVLVQCRPELITRTFEALEGAKTPIVHFYNSTSELQRRVVFQKDVAGIKQIATDAAKMISDMAAKAGGGYRFQYSPESFTGTELEVALEICNAVAEIMKPTPENKLIVNLPSTVEMSTPNVYADRIEWMIRHLDNRENLIISLHPHNDRGTGIATTELGLMAGADRVEGTLFGNGERTGNVDIVTLALNMFTQGVDPDLDCSDINRMKDVYEYSNQLKIPERHPYVGELVYTAFSGSHQDAINKGMKAIKVANTPLWEVPYLPIDPQDVGRSYEAIIRINSQSGKGGIAYVLQADHGLNLPRSLQVEFSQDIQSITDAEGKEVSAKRIYDRFIDRYVEQPGARLKFIDHQTFPDTEVKGRRVVEAVILDRGKEMTIRGTGTGPIDGFVDALSRHVGVEMSVLDYSEHSLQRGSNASAVSYVEMEHPGGKTFGAGINTNIVAASLEAVVSAVNRIIG, from the coding sequence ATGAACGCACGAGAAGAAATCCGAGACGCGTCCACCAAGGGCATGCCGCAGGCGATACGCAAATATCAGCCCTATCCGTTGGTAGGTCTCACTGACCGCACATGGCCCAACAAGGTGATCGACAAGGCGCCTATCTGGTGCTCGGTCGATTTGCGCGACGGCAACCAGGCCCTGATCGACCCGATGGGGCATGAGCGCAAGGCGCGTATGTTCCAGTTGCTGCTCGACATGGGCTTCAGGGAAATCGAGGTCGGGTTCCCGTCGGCCTCGCAGACCGATTTCGACTTCGCTCGCTGGTGCATCGAGGAAGGCAATGTGCCCGACAATGTCGACCTGCAGGTGCTCGTGCAGTGCCGGCCGGAATTGATCACCCGCACCTTCGAGGCGCTCGAAGGCGCCAAGACGCCGATCGTGCACTTCTACAATTCGACCAGCGAATTGCAGCGCCGCGTCGTCTTCCAGAAGGACGTCGCGGGCATCAAGCAGATTGCGACCGACGCAGCCAAGATGATCTCCGACATGGCCGCGAAAGCCGGAGGCGGCTATCGCTTCCAGTACTCGCCCGAAAGCTTTACCGGCACGGAATTGGAAGTCGCTCTGGAAATCTGCAACGCGGTTGCGGAGATCATGAAGCCGACGCCTGAGAACAAGCTCATCGTCAACCTGCCGTCGACCGTGGAAATGTCGACGCCCAATGTCTATGCCGATCGCATCGAGTGGATGATCCGGCATCTCGACAACCGGGAAAACCTGATCATCTCGTTGCACCCGCACAATGACCGCGGCACCGGCATTGCGACGACCGAACTCGGCCTGATGGCCGGCGCGGACCGCGTCGAAGGCACCTTGTTCGGCAACGGTGAGCGCACCGGCAATGTCGACATCGTCACGCTGGCGCTGAACATGTTCACGCAGGGCGTCGATCCCGACCTGGATTGTTCCGACATCAACCGGATGAAGGATGTCTACGAATATTCCAATCAGCTGAAGATCCCGGAACGCCACCCCTATGTCGGCGAACTCGTCTACACGGCTTTCTCCGGTTCGCATCAGGATGCCATCAACAAGGGCATGAAGGCGATCAAGGTCGCCAACACACCCCTGTGGGAAGTGCCCTATCTGCCGATCGACCCCCAGGATGTCGGCCGCAGCTATGAAGCGATCATCCGCATCAATTCGCAGTCCGGAAAGGGCGGCATCGCCTATGTTCTGCAGGCCGACCACGGTCTCAATCTCCCGCGCAGCCTGCAGGTCGAGTTCAGCCAGGACATCCAGTCCATCACGGATGCCGAAGGCAAGGAAGTGTCGGCCAAGCGCATCTACGACCGCTTCATCGACCGTTATGTCGAACAACCCGGCGCCAGGCTGAAATTCATCGACCATCAGACCTTCCCCGATACGGAAGTGAAGGGCCGCCGCGTCGTCGAGGCCGTTATCCTCGACAGGGGCAAGGAAATGACGATCAGGGGGACGGGAACCGGCCCGATCGACGGCTTCGTCGATGCGCTCTCGCGCCATGTCGGCGTCGAGATGTCGGTGCTCGACTATTCCGAACATTCCCTGCAGCGTGGCTCGAATGCCTCGGCGGTTTCCTATGTCGAAATGGAGCATCCGGGCGGCAAGACTTTCGGCGCCGGCATCAACACCAACATCGTCGCCGCTTCGCTCGAAGCGGTTGTATCGGCGGTAAACCGCATCATCGGCTAA
- a CDS encoding ATP-grasp domain-containing protein produces MNFVFFSPHFPSNGADFCDRLKKAGATVLGIGDAPYEALAPRLKNALSEYYLIADMENYDLIYRAMGHFIHKWGRIDRFESLNEHWLDLEAGIRTDFNIDGIKLDYVKNIKRKSRMRASFRKAGVNVIAQRKTSERSGALEFIRRVGYPVVVKPDSGAGAAHTYKISNVGELDEFFRIKPEGMSFVMEEFIDGLVVTYDGLVNRDGEIVFAASTKYDDSIMDVVNKNKHMSYTCRPDIPPEVEEAGRKIVKAFALKERFFHIELFETRQGKIIALEVNIRPPGAWMPDAINYSFDIDIYAEWANMVVQNTVGGPFKGKYFTVYASRKDHLRYRHSHDDVLAAHGDKVVHHQAIEQVFSRAMGNYAYQLRSRDRQALREAVDYIHAEEA; encoded by the coding sequence ATGAATTTCGTGTTCTTCTCGCCGCATTTCCCGTCGAACGGTGCCGATTTCTGCGATCGGCTCAAAAAAGCCGGCGCCACCGTGCTCGGCATCGGGGACGCGCCCTATGAGGCGCTGGCGCCAAGGCTGAAGAATGCGCTCAGCGAATACTACCTCATCGCGGATATGGAGAATTACGACCTGATCTATCGGGCGATGGGCCATTTCATTCACAAATGGGGCCGCATCGATCGTTTCGAGTCGCTCAACGAGCATTGGCTGGATCTCGAGGCCGGCATCCGCACCGACTTCAACATCGATGGTATCAAGCTCGACTATGTGAAGAACATCAAACGCAAGAGCCGCATGCGGGCGTCGTTCCGCAAGGCCGGCGTCAACGTCATCGCCCAACGCAAGACCTCGGAACGCTCTGGCGCCTTGGAATTCATCCGCCGTGTCGGCTACCCGGTGGTGGTGAAGCCGGATTCCGGCGCAGGTGCTGCCCACACCTACAAGATCTCGAATGTCGGCGAACTCGACGAATTCTTCCGCATCAAGCCGGAAGGGATGAGCTTCGTCATGGAGGAATTCATCGACGGGCTGGTGGTCACCTATGACGGACTGGTCAACCGGGACGGCGAGATCGTGTTTGCCGCCAGCACCAAATACGACGACTCCATCATGGATGTCGTCAACAAGAACAAGCATATGAGCTACACCTGCCGGCCCGATATCCCGCCGGAAGTGGAGGAAGCGGGCCGCAAGATCGTCAAGGCATTCGCCCTCAAGGAGCGGTTTTTCCATATCGAGCTGTTCGAGACCCGCCAGGGCAAGATCATCGCGCTGGAAGTGAACATCCGCCCGCCGGGCGCGTGGATGCCGGACGCTATCAACTACAGCTTCGACATCGACATCTATGCCGAATGGGCCAACATGGTGGTCCAGAACACGGTTGGCGGGCCGTTCAAGGGCAAGTATTTCACCGTCTATGCCAGCCGCAAGGACCATCTCCGCTATCGCCACAGCCATGACGATGTGTTAGCCGCGCACGGCGACAAGGTCGTGCACCACCAGGCCATCGAACAGGTTTTCAGCCGCGCCATGGGCAACTACGCCTACCAGCTGCGGTCGCGAGACCGTCAGGCACTGCGCGAAGCGGTCGACTACATCCATGCCGAGGAGGCTTGA
- a CDS encoding esterase family protein: MDISYHKRWSGKLGRDMEYKRYGYAGRPVVVFPTSQGRFYQFEDAGGVNSLADFIDTGRIQIFTVDGIDSESFFDKHGDPAHRIGRHEAYFRYVRDEALPEFAATAAEANGGRVLKPLFSGCSMGGYHSSNFVFRNPDLAAGVISLSGVYSTRGFLGSTLAGDIFYNSPLDYLPGITDEALLARLRSLRLIFCSGQGAWEEQMLVETHALERILREKAIPAWVDYWGGDVAHDWPWWHKQLPYFFGRWLDEDLKHRLD, translated from the coding sequence ATGGACATTTCCTATCACAAGCGCTGGAGCGGCAAGCTGGGCCGCGACATGGAATACAAACGCTACGGCTATGCCGGGCGCCCGGTCGTCGTTTTCCCGACGTCGCAGGGGCGCTTCTACCAGTTCGAGGATGCGGGCGGCGTCAATTCGCTAGCCGACTTCATCGACACTGGCCGCATCCAGATTTTCACTGTCGACGGCATCGACAGCGAGAGCTTCTTCGACAAGCACGGCGATCCGGCTCACCGCATCGGCCGGCACGAGGCCTATTTCCGCTATGTCCGCGACGAGGCATTGCCGGAATTTGCAGCCACGGCCGCGGAGGCCAATGGCGGCCGCGTGCTGAAGCCATTGTTTTCGGGCTGCTCGATGGGCGGCTATCACTCTTCGAACTTCGTCTTCCGCAATCCCGATCTTGCCGCCGGCGTCATCTCGCTTTCCGGCGTCTATTCGACCCGCGGTTTCCTGGGCAGCACGCTGGCGGGCGACATCTTCTACAACTCGCCGCTCGACTATCTACCAGGCATCACCGACGAGGCGCTGCTTGCGCGGCTGCGTTCGCTGCGGCTCATCTTCTGTAGCGGCCAGGGTGCCTGGGAAGAGCAGATGCTGGTCGAAACGCATGCGCTGGAACGCATCCTGCGCGAAAAGGCGATCCCCGCCTGGGTCGATTATTGGGGTGGTGACGTCGCCCACGACTGGCCGTGGTGGCACAAGCAGCTGCCTTATTTCTTCGGCCGCTGGCTGGATGAAGACCTGAAGCACAGGCTGGACTGA
- a CDS encoding Bug family tripartite tricarboxylate transporter substrate binding protein: protein MNFSKLSRRAALALGLSALSLAAVASPSSAQQFPNRTVTLVVPFAAGGSTDLVARIVAQKMSDDLGQQVIVENVAGAGGNIGADRVARSDPDGYTILMGTVATHALNPLILKTRPYDPEKDFSPVSLLVVVPNVLVVNPELPVKNVQELVALLKAEPEKYSYASSGIGTPLHLSGELFKIMAGVDMQHIPYKGAGPALNDVVANQVPIMFDNLPSSSSHIKGGTLKALGVTTAKRVPSFPDLPTIAESGVPGYETYTWNALFAPPGTPKEVIDRLNASATKAMKDPAVIARMGDFSATIVGSTPQELGAHVKAELAKWEPIVKEAKIQVD, encoded by the coding sequence ATGAACTTTTCAAAATTGTCACGACGCGCCGCTTTGGCGCTCGGCTTGTCGGCGCTGTCTTTGGCGGCTGTCGCTTCGCCGTCTTCGGCGCAGCAGTTCCCGAACCGGACGGTGACGCTGGTGGTGCCGTTCGCCGCCGGTGGCTCGACCGATCTGGTGGCGCGTATCGTCGCGCAGAAAATGTCGGATGATCTCGGCCAGCAGGTCATCGTGGAAAACGTCGCCGGCGCCGGCGGCAATATCGGTGCCGATCGCGTCGCGCGTTCCGACCCGGACGGCTACACCATCTTGATGGGCACCGTCGCCACCCATGCGCTCAACCCGCTGATCCTGAAGACCAGGCCCTACGATCCCGAAAAGGATTTTTCGCCGGTCTCGCTGTTGGTCGTCGTGCCGAACGTGCTGGTGGTCAATCCGGAGTTGCCGGTCAAGAACGTCCAGGAACTCGTCGCGCTTCTGAAGGCCGAACCCGAGAAGTACTCCTATGCCTCGTCCGGCATCGGCACGCCCCTGCATCTTTCCGGCGAGCTGTTCAAGATCATGGCTGGCGTGGATATGCAGCACATACCCTACAAGGGCGCCGGGCCGGCGTTGAACGACGTCGTCGCCAACCAGGTGCCGATCATGTTCGACAATTTGCCGTCCTCGTCCTCCCACATCAAGGGTGGCACGCTGAAGGCGCTGGGTGTGACGACGGCCAAGCGCGTCCCGTCCTTCCCCGATCTTCCGACCATCGCGGAATCCGGGGTGCCTGGCTACGAAACCTACACCTGGAATGCGCTGTTTGCGCCTCCCGGCACGCCGAAGGAGGTCATCGATCGCCTCAACGCCTCGGCGACCAAGGCGATGAAGGACCCGGCGGTGATTGCAAGGATGGGCGATTTCAGCGCCACCATCGTCGGCTCGACGCCGCAAGAACTCGGTGCCCACGTCAAGGCGGAACTCGCCAAATGGGAGCCGATCGTCAAGGAAGCCAAGATCCAGGTCGATTGA
- a CDS encoding putative quinol monooxygenase: MYGLIGKMRATPGKREDLLQLLLEATDSMPGCLNYIVARDPADTTAIWVTEVWVDAASHKASLNRPDVQAAIAKARPMIAGFDFQFETEPAGGYGLDQP; encoded by the coding sequence ATGTATGGCCTGATCGGAAAGATGCGTGCAACTCCCGGCAAGCGCGAAGACCTGCTGCAGCTCCTGCTGGAAGCCACCGACTCCATGCCGGGCTGTCTCAACTACATCGTCGCCCGCGACCCTGCCGACACCACAGCGATCTGGGTGACCGAGGTCTGGGTCGATGCCGCGAGCCACAAGGCTTCGCTCAACCGGCCGGACGTTCAGGCTGCAATTGCCAAGGCCCGTCCGATGATTGCCGGTTTCGACTTCCAGTTCGAGACCGAACCGGCCGGAGGTTATGGGCTCGACCAGCCCTGA
- a CDS encoding DsrE family protein, protein MLRRDMFRGLLAGIGVTFASGPAGAATAMPNRQKVAYHLSDVDKVAFVLGNIKNHYEGTDGNVEIALVVHGPALEAFRSASASAAISGRFAGLVKQGLVPHACANTMHGMNIGLPDLFTGFVSADKGGVVKLAELQGAGYVYLRP, encoded by the coding sequence ATGCTTCGCAGGGATATGTTTCGCGGACTGCTCGCCGGTATTGGCGTCACGTTCGCGTCAGGCCCGGCCGGCGCTGCCACAGCAATGCCTAACCGGCAAAAGGTCGCCTATCATCTCAGCGACGTCGACAAGGTCGCCTTCGTGCTGGGCAACATCAAGAACCACTATGAGGGTACAGACGGAAACGTCGAAATCGCCCTGGTGGTTCATGGCCCGGCGCTGGAGGCTTTCAGAAGCGCGAGCGCCTCGGCGGCGATCTCCGGCCGCTTTGCCGGATTGGTCAAACAGGGGCTGGTGCCGCATGCCTGCGCCAATACCATGCATGGCATGAACATAGGACTGCCGGACCTGTTCACGGGCTTCGTCAGCGCCGACAAAGGCGGGGTCGTCAAGCTCGCCGAACTGCAAGGTGCCGGCTATGTCTATCTAAGACCTTGA
- a CDS encoding cation diffusion facilitator family transporter, with the protein MTAAAAKSASKQRVVTLAFWSIIVAFAVTGLKIVAWRMTGSVALYSDALESIANVVTAIAALWAIKISHMPADSDHPFGHHKAEYFSAVLEGVLIVVAALLIIAKVWDSLRNPTPLEQPWMGLGINTSAAIVNAVWAFILIRVGRAEKSPALIADGRHVMTDVVTSAGVLIGLIGAIFTGWHVLDPLLALIVALNILYQGWRVMGESLSGLMDRAVDNEEHLRIRDIISSNSKGALEVHDLKTRIAGRATFIEFHMVVEADMTVAESHAICDRIEDALKAEIPSVRITIHVEPDDEAKLPKGTVAVPFA; encoded by the coding sequence ATGACAGCCGCCGCAGCCAAGAGTGCCTCCAAGCAGAGAGTGGTCACGCTCGCCTTCTGGTCGATCATCGTCGCCTTCGCAGTGACGGGACTGAAGATCGTCGCCTGGCGCATGACTGGCTCGGTGGCGCTCTATTCCGACGCGCTGGAATCGATCGCCAATGTGGTGACCGCGATCGCCGCTTTATGGGCGATCAAGATCAGCCACATGCCGGCCGACAGCGACCATCCGTTTGGCCACCACAAGGCCGAGTATTTTTCAGCGGTGCTTGAAGGCGTGCTGATCGTGGTGGCGGCGCTGCTCATCATCGCCAAAGTGTGGGATTCGCTGCGCAATCCCACACCGCTGGAACAGCCCTGGATGGGTCTCGGCATCAACACCAGCGCTGCGATCGTCAACGCGGTCTGGGCCTTCATCCTGATCCGCGTCGGGCGCGCCGAGAAGTCGCCGGCGCTGATCGCCGATGGCCGGCACGTGATGACCGACGTGGTGACTTCCGCCGGCGTCCTGATCGGCCTGATCGGCGCCATCTTCACCGGCTGGCATGTGCTCGACCCGCTGCTTGCGCTGATCGTTGCGCTGAACATCCTCTACCAGGGCTGGAGGGTGATGGGGGAATCCCTGAGCGGCCTCATGGATCGCGCCGTCGACAATGAGGAACACCTGCGCATCCGTGACATCATCTCGTCCAACTCAAAGGGTGCGCTGGAGGTCCACGACCTCAAGACCCGCATCGCCGGCCGCGCCACCTTCATCGAGTTCCATATGGTCGTGGAAGCTGACATGACGGTCGCCGAAAGCCACGCCATTTGCGACCGCATAGAAGACGCGCTGAAGGCCGAGATCCCCTCGGTGCGCATCACCATCCACGTGGAGCCCGACGACGAGGCGAAGCTGCCCAAGGGCACGGTCGCCGTGCCCTTCGCCTGA